The following are encoded in a window of Mycolicibacterium tusciae JS617 genomic DNA:
- a CDS encoding DUF6986 family protein, with amino-acid sequence MRRSAGCRRCDVTGTICDDGRVAEPGRPIAPTLLARIDDLLAGIEADLEARYPGDGATAQPVHTVYVSAADATVDTPTDWGAAATELLETNIDLLVELGGEDAVDAARQRLASAPIQDLRLDFEDGYGRRPDDTEDRDARRAGRTLAALGTDLCGIRIKGLTSAERKRAVRTLELVLDAAGHVPPGFVFTVPKVRAAEQATAAVWLCEALEQAHGLSDGTLRFELQIESPQAILGADGTATVAKALHRSNGRCIGLHYGTYDYSAACGIAPQHQSLDHPVGDHAKAVMLTAAAQTGVRVVDGSTQVTPAGTTRQIRSAIRRHHHLVIRSLERGYYQGWDMHPGHLVTRWLATITFFRAALAAAAPRLQAYLDRRGGAIVDEPATAEALASVVLRGLAVDAFTLDDVLAAAPGADITVLRNLKERKLS; translated from the coding sequence CCGGATCGACGATCTGTTGGCGGGGATAGAGGCCGACCTCGAGGCCCGTTACCCCGGTGACGGCGCCACCGCCCAACCCGTGCACACCGTGTATGTCAGCGCCGCCGATGCCACCGTCGACACCCCGACGGACTGGGGTGCGGCCGCCACCGAACTGCTCGAGACCAACATCGATCTCCTCGTGGAACTCGGCGGCGAGGATGCCGTCGACGCCGCGCGACAGCGGCTGGCGTCCGCGCCGATCCAGGACCTGCGCCTGGATTTCGAAGACGGTTACGGACGCCGGCCCGACGACACCGAAGACCGCGACGCGCGGCGCGCGGGCCGCACACTCGCTGCGCTGGGCACCGACCTCTGCGGCATCCGCATCAAGGGCCTGACGTCCGCCGAACGCAAACGCGCCGTCCGCACCCTCGAGTTGGTGCTCGACGCCGCCGGCCACGTCCCCCCGGGCTTCGTGTTCACCGTCCCCAAGGTGCGGGCGGCCGAACAGGCCACCGCCGCGGTCTGGCTCTGCGAGGCGCTCGAACAAGCGCACGGACTGTCCGACGGCACCCTGCGATTCGAGTTGCAGATCGAGAGCCCGCAGGCGATCCTCGGTGCCGACGGCACCGCCACCGTCGCCAAAGCGCTGCACCGAAGTAACGGGCGGTGCATCGGATTACATTATGGGACTTATGATTACAGCGCAGCGTGCGGCATCGCGCCGCAGCATCAATCGCTCGACCATCCGGTCGGCGACCATGCGAAGGCCGTCATGCTGACCGCCGCGGCGCAGACCGGAGTGCGCGTCGTCGACGGGTCCACGCAGGTAACGCCTGCGGGCACCACCCGGCAGATACGGTCGGCAATCCGCCGCCACCATCACCTCGTCATCCGGTCGCTGGAACGCGGCTACTACCAGGGCTGGGATATGCACCCTGGACACCTCGTCACCCGCTGGCTCGCCACGATCACGTTCTTCCGGGCGGCGCTGGCGGCGGCCGCACCCCGCCTGCAGGCCTACCTCGACCGCCGCGGCGGCGCGATCGTCGACGAGCCAGCCACCGCGGAGGCGCTCGCAAGCGTCGTGTTGCGCGGGCTCGCCGTCGACGCGTTCACCCTCGACGATGTGCTGGCCGCCGCCCCTGGCGCCGACATCACCGTCCTGCGAAACCTGAAGGAACGCAAGCTGTCATGA
- the puuE gene encoding allantoinase PuuE: MVGYGAHPPDPQWPGGAVIAVQFVLNYEEGAENCVLDGDPASETFLSEITPAEPFGNRHMSMESLYEYGSRAGLWRVLRIFEDRGLPLTIFAVARAMQRNPEAVAAFLQLGHEIACHGLRWKSYQLTAKDTERAHMAEAVAILTELTGSRPLGWYTGRDSPHTRDLVVEHGGFIYDSDSYADDLPYWVRVRDRDHLVVPYSLDTNDMRFASAAGFANGDEFFAHLRDAFDVLYAEGVAGRPKMLSIGLHCRIVGRPARAASLQRFLDHVQAHDGVWIARRIEIAQHWRGTHPPNV; encoded by the coding sequence ATGGTCGGCTACGGCGCGCACCCGCCCGATCCGCAGTGGCCCGGCGGTGCCGTTATCGCCGTCCAGTTCGTGCTCAATTACGAAGAGGGCGCCGAAAACTGCGTACTGGACGGTGACCCGGCTTCGGAGACGTTCCTGTCCGAGATCACCCCCGCCGAGCCCTTCGGCAACCGGCACATGAGCATGGAGTCCCTCTACGAGTACGGCTCGCGGGCCGGATTATGGCGGGTGCTGCGGATTTTCGAGGACCGGGGTCTGCCGCTGACAATCTTCGCGGTCGCCCGCGCGATGCAACGCAACCCCGAAGCCGTCGCAGCCTTTCTTCAACTGGGCCATGAGATCGCCTGCCACGGGCTGCGGTGGAAGTCCTACCAGTTGACCGCAAAGGACACCGAGCGCGCGCATATGGCCGAAGCCGTCGCCATCCTCACCGAGCTGACCGGATCGCGTCCGCTCGGCTGGTACACCGGTCGTGATTCGCCGCACACCCGCGACCTGGTCGTCGAGCACGGCGGCTTCATCTATGACTCCGACTCCTACGCCGACGACCTGCCCTACTGGGTGCGGGTACGCGATAGGGATCACCTCGTCGTGCCCTACTCATTGGACACCAATGACATGCGCTTCGCGTCGGCCGCGGGATTCGCCAATGGGGACGAGTTCTTCGCGCACCTGCGCGACGCGTTCGACGTGCTCTACGCCGAAGGCGTTGCGGGCCGACCCAAGATGCTGTCGATCGGTCTGCATTGCCGCATCGTCGGGCGCCCTGCGCGGGCCGCTTCGCTGCAGCGGTTTCTCGATCATGTGCAGGCCCATGACGGGGTCTGGATTGCGCGACGCATCGAGATCGCGCAACATTGGCGCGGCACTCACCCTCCAAACGTGTAG
- the alc gene encoding allantoicase, which produces MTDSAPDFTWLPDLALRTAGGAVVWANDDSFAEKENLIKPGPAKYQPATFGHRGQIYDGWETRRRRQPGFDEAIVRLGVPGLIRGVVIDTAWFKGNFPPEASLDALEVDGYPTAEQLATEPDWVSLVERVKIYGDSRNPFEVFSDRRWTHVRLRIYPDGGVARLRVHGEGRPDRRFLAVGPVDLAALENGGLVLDCSNRFYSSPQNLIFPGLAKVMGDGWETARRRDGGNDWVHIRLAGPGRIRLVEIDTSYFIDNSPAAASLTGLDSHGEWVELLPRTDLLPDTRHRFLVDTEATVSEARMDIYPDGGLARLRMFGYLP; this is translated from the coding sequence ATGACAGATTCGGCACCGGATTTCACCTGGCTTCCCGACCTGGCGCTGCGCACGGCGGGCGGCGCGGTCGTGTGGGCCAACGACGATTCGTTCGCCGAGAAGGAGAACCTGATCAAGCCGGGGCCTGCGAAGTATCAGCCGGCCACGTTCGGACACCGCGGTCAGATCTATGACGGCTGGGAGACCCGGCGCCGCCGCCAACCCGGCTTCGATGAAGCGATCGTACGACTCGGTGTGCCCGGGTTGATCCGCGGCGTGGTCATCGACACGGCGTGGTTCAAGGGCAACTTCCCGCCGGAGGCATCGCTGGACGCACTGGAGGTCGACGGCTATCCCACCGCGGAACAACTTGCCACCGAACCGGATTGGGTGAGCCTCGTCGAACGCGTCAAGATCTACGGCGACAGCCGCAATCCGTTCGAGGTGTTCTCCGATCGGCGGTGGACGCACGTGCGGTTACGCATCTATCCCGACGGCGGCGTGGCACGGCTGCGCGTCCATGGCGAGGGCAGGCCCGACCGACGCTTCCTCGCCGTCGGCCCTGTCGACCTGGCCGCACTGGAGAACGGTGGGCTGGTGCTGGACTGCTCGAATCGGTTCTATAGCTCGCCGCAGAACCTGATATTCCCCGGACTCGCCAAGGTCATGGGCGACGGCTGGGAGACTGCGCGCCGACGCGACGGCGGCAACGACTGGGTGCATATCCGGCTGGCCGGGCCCGGCCGAATACGGCTGGTGGAGATCGACACCTCCTACTTCATCGACAACAGTCCCGCGGCGGCATCGCTGACGGGGCTTGACTCCCACGGGGAATGGGTGGAACTGCTTCCCCGGACCGACCTCTTGCCCGACACCCGGCACCGCTTCCTGGTCGACACCGAGGCGACCGTTTCCGAGGCCCGGATGGATATCTACCCCGACGGTGGGCTGGCCCGGCTGCGGATGTTCGGTTACTTGCCGTGA